In Triticum urartu cultivar G1812 chromosome 6, Tu2.1, whole genome shotgun sequence, the following proteins share a genomic window:
- the LOC125515079 gene encoding mucin-19-like — MGDACGPPGLRKSDANAHDDAPPAVTRRPSTPRRHPSPNAGAPATPRRHPSPNAATGVAGSQAKRPQSSDRRSGSPARPASGGGSRAAAPSRISAPTSPPSSPSSSSSSSSTPVRDAVSDTQSAPRRLSGGGGRAPDGLWPSMRSLSSSLQLESRDRRAADQARARDASAAADRKRSPMRGRSGGGEQPENPHARVIDHHRWPAMMGGRVSGSAMSRSVDLTDKMHRLRGGASPKRTASISSAASALSRSIDLADKIDRLVSSSRGEESPRRSSASNGSADTSKSSITDGKDARPAAMAVPSRGIISPVRTARALSKSMDLTERDYSMLSSAVSSSSVSSVSNATSQTTKSSEKPNGRASSPASSRGRSPRTSAASGGSIGAISKNADVPGKDKRPASSRGTSPRRPLASDGVNAIVKNMDFAEKDSRRVISSVPSRAVSSPRRRQASDGIDVMRRSADFSEKDNRPSTSSSLRGVSPRRRLGSDGFSGISKGVDCVDKASTPSTSSAASRGVAPRTQVISDCVGTTSKGKDSADKDNRPSTSYAASRGMSPRRRLASDGLSSISSNINFAEKDGRIVASSVAHRGISTIRRLASDGVDIISKSTDSPEKDVRPSTSAGSRGLSPRRPVSDGVNVIPKRMDLSEKDTRPATLSAASRGVSPRRRLASDNVEAISKSSDSVEKETRSSASSVASRGVSPRRRLASDNVEAISKSSDFVEKETRPSTSSMASRGVSPRRRLASDIVDGISKSSDSVEKETRPSTSSVASRGVSPRRRLTSDSVEATSKSSDFVEKETRSSTSSVASRGVSPRRRLASDSVEAISKSSDFAEKETRPSTSSVALRGVSPRRRLSPDSVEAISKGSDFVEKETRSSTSSVASRGVSPRRRLASDGANTLLKSTDFSGKDYRPSTSSAASRGTSQRSRVASNSIDALSRSMNFADKESRPSTSSVASRGTLQRGMLASGSIVDPVDNGSERSTSSAASGGTSDSRLDGTDAQVEAIQFAEEVNSVTPDGCSDDTSESTYSGNVGTGASSLSIAVQDRQPSRSVSDVSEDMSQSVDATQKHNRAISVKVPSRGTSPRRRLASDGINTMLKSMDFAEKDKRPMTMSVSSRGMSPRRPARVDSANIMSKSMDFSDKCNGQISSIIPSRAVSTRKILGPDGANAMSRSVDLTDNIRQPVSSTVQPSRVSPRKMPSASSGSANGNGSQEENASSSPDAPSNNSERFAPPKQLARTLSSPSRGLLRPSSPTKASSTSSLASRRLPSPLRIRPSTPVSPCSSGRSDSPSSLLSYIGDATRGKKSPSHMEDAHQLRLLYNRNLQWRFTNAYVDEMLSIQKMGAETMLYSVWDSNSRMSDSMVTKRSYVERLRQEVKLGIVLKQQMDYLDHWAELQTDHSTSLSGAIEALRASTLRLPVTGGAKADVLTVKNAVSSAVDIMQAMGSSVCNLLSKLEATHSLVTELSAVAAKESTTLNEYRELLGTAAALQVHESSLRTQLMQETE; from the exons ATGGGGGACGCCTGCGGCCCGCCCGGGCTGCGGAAATCTGACGCCAACGCCCACGACGACGCGCCTCCGGCGGTGACACGCCGGCCATCGACCCCGCGGCGGCACCCATCTCCGAATGCCGGCGCACCCGCCACCCCGAGGCGGCACCCCTCGCCGAATGCCGCTACGGGGGTGGCTGGGTCGCAGGCGAAGAGGCCCCAGTCCAGCGACCGGCGGTCCGGGAGCCCGGCGAGGCCGGCCTCCGGCGGTGGCTCCAGGGCGGCCGCGCCGTCCAGGATCTCCGCCCCGACGTCGCCGCCCTCCAGtccgtcctcgtcctcctccagCTCCTCCACGCCCGTGCGCGACGCCGTCTCCGACACGCAGAGCGCCCCGAGGAGgctgtccggcggcggcggccgggccCCCGACGGGCTGTGGCCGTCAATGCGGAGCCTCTCCTCCTCGCTCCAGCTCGAGTCCAGGGACCGGAGGGCCGCGGATCAGGCCAGGGCGAGGGACGCGTCTGCGGCGGCCGACAGGAAGAGGAGCCCGATGAGGGggcggagcggcggcggcgagcagcCGGAGAACCCGCACGCCAGGGTGATTGACCACCACCGCTGGCCGGCCATGATGGGGGGCAGGGTGTCCGGCAGCGCCATGTCGAGGAGCGTGGATCTCACTGACAAGATGCACAGGCTACGCGGCGGGGCTTCACCCAAGAGGACGGCATCGATTTCATCCGCCGCAAGCGCCCTGTCAAGAAGCATTGATCTCGCCGACAAAATCGACCGATTGGTCTCCTCGTCGCGAGGGGAGGAGTCACCTAGAAGATCATCTGCTTCAAATGGCTCAGCTGATACATCAAAAAGCAGCATCACTGATGGTAAAGATGCCAGACCTGCAGCCATGGCAGTTCCATCGAGAGGGATTATTTCTCCTGTGAGAACAGCAAGGGCCCTGTCCAAGAGCATGGATCTTACTGAAAGAGATTACAGTATGCTCTCCTCGGCAGTTTCATCGTCCTCAGTATCAAGTGTGTCCAATGCTACATCGCAAACCACAAAGTCTTCTGAGAAACCAAATGGCCGTGCTTCTTCCCCGGCCTCGTCACGGGGACGTTCACCTAGGACATCAGCAGCATCTGGTGGCAGCATTGGTGCTATATCAAAAAACGCCGATGTCCCTGGAAAAGATAAGAGACCAGCTTCATCTAGAGGGACTTCGCCAAGAAGGCCACTTGCTTCCGATGGTGTTAATGCTATTGTCAAAAATATGGATTTTGCGGAAAAGGATAGCAGAAGAGTCATCTCCTCGGTTCCATCTCGAGCGGTATCTTCCCCAAGGAGAAGACAGGCCTCTGATGGTATTGATGTTATGCGAAGAAGCGCAGATTTTTCTGAAAAAGATAACAGACCATCCACATCATCTTCACTGCGTGGGGTTTCTCCGCGAAGAAGGCTTGGTTCTGATGGTTTCAGTGGTATATCAAAAGGGGTGGATTGTGTTGATAAAGCTAGCACACCATCCACCTCATCAGCGGCATCGCGAGGTGTTGCACCAAGAACTCAAGTGATATCTGATTGTGTTGGTACTACATCAAAGGGCAAGGATTCTGCTGATAAAGATAATAGACCATCAACCTCATATGCTGCATCACGAGGTATGTCACCACGAAGAAGGCTTGCATCTGATGGTCTTAGCTCCATTTCAAGTAACATCAACTTCGCTGAAAAGGATGGCAGAATCGTGGCCTCTTCAGTCGCACATCGAGGGATCTCAACAATAAGGCGTCTTGCGTCTGATGGTGTTGATATTATATCAAAGAGTACGGATAGTCCTGAGAAAGATGTCAGACCCTCCACTTCGGCCGGTTCAAGAGGTCTTTCGCCAAGAAGACCTGTCTCTGATGGTGTCAATGTTATACCCAAGCGCATGGATCTTTCTGAAAAAGATACCAGACCTGCCACCTTGTCAGCTGCATCACGGGGAGTTTCACCAAGAAGAAGACTCGCCTCTGATAATGTAGAAGCAATATCAAAGAGCTCAGATTCTGTTGAAAAAGAAACAAGATCATCCGCTTCGTCGGTGGCATCACGAGGGGTTTCACCAAGAAGAAGACTTGCCTCTGATAATGTAGAAGCAATATCAAAGAGCTCAGATTTTGTTGAAAAAGAAACAAGACCATCCACTTCATCAATGGCATCACGAGGGGTTTCACCAAGAAGAAGACTCGCCTCTGATATTGTAGATGGTATATCGAAGAGCTCAGATTCTGTTGAAAAAGAAACAAGACCATCCACTTCGTCAGTGGCATCACGTGGGGTTTCACCAAGAAGAAGACTCACCTCTGATAGTGTAGAAGCTACATCAAAGAGCTCAGATTTTGTTGAAAAAGAAACAAGATCATCCACTTCGTCGGTGGCATCGCGAGGGGTTTCACCAAGAAGAAGACTCGCCTCTGATAGTGTAGAAGCTATATCGAAGAGCTCAGATTTTGCTGAAAAAGAAACAAGACCATCCACTTCATCAGTAGCATTACGGGGGGTTTCACCAAGAAGAAGACTTTCCCCTGATAGTGTAGAAGCTATATCGAAGGGCTCAGATTTTGTTGAAAAAGAAACCAGATCGTCCACTTCGTCAGTGGCATCACGAGGGGTTTCACCAAGAAGACGACTTGCGTCGGATGGTGCAAATACTTTACTGAAGAGCACTGATTTTTCTGGTAAAGACTACAGGCCATCAACCTCGTCAGCTGCATCACGAGGGACATCACAAAGAAGCAGGGTTGCCTCTAATTCCATTGATGCCCTGTCGAGAAGTATGAATTTTGCTGATAAAGAGAGCAGACCCTCCACCTCATCAGTAGCATCACGTGGGACTCTACAGAGAGGCATGCTTGCTTCTGGTAGCATTGTGGATCCTGTGGATAATGGTAGTGAACGATCCACCTCATCGGCTGCATCTGGTGGGACTTCAGACAGTAGACTTGATGGTACTGATGCTCAAGTAGAAGCCATCCAGTTTGCTGAGGAAGTTAATTCAGTAACTCCAGATGGCTGTAGTGATGATACTTCGGAAAGCACGTATTCTGGTAATGTAGGCACAGGTGCATCATCCTTGTCCATTGCGGTGCAAGATAGACAACCAAGCAGATCTGTTTCTGATGTCAGTGAGGATATGTCACAGAGTGTGGATGCAACTCAAAAACATAACAGAGCCATCTCGGTAAAGGTTCCATCTCGAGGAACTTCTCCAAGAAGGCGACTTGCATCTGATGGCATTAATACTATGCTCAAAAGCATGGATTTTGCTGAGAAAGATAAGAGACCCATGACCATGTCAGTATCATCACGTGGAATGTCACCAAGAAGACCAGCAAGAGTGGACTCTGCTAATATAATGTCAAAAAGCATGGATTTTTCTGATAAATGTAATGGACAAATATCTTCAATAATTCCATCACGAGCGGTTTCTACACGAAAAATACTTGGACCGGATGGTGCTAATGCCATGTCAAGAAGCGTGGATCTGACTGATAACATCAGACAACCAGTCTCTTCAACAGTGCAACCAAGTAGAGTTTCACCAAGGAAGATGCCTTCTGCGAGCTCAGGTTCTGCCAATGGAAATGGAAGTCAAGAGGAAAATGCCAGTTCAAGTCCAGATGCACCTTCAAATAATTCAGAAAGATTTGCACCTCCAAAGCAGTTGGCAAGGACACTGTCTTCACCATCACGTGGTCTACTACGTCCTTCATCACCGACCAAggcttcatcaacatcatcactTGCCTCTAGGAGGTTGCCGAGCCCATTGAGGATTCGACCTTCAACACCTGTCTCACCATGTAGTTCTGGTAGATCCGATTCTCCCTCTTCTCTTCTCAGCTACATTGGTGATGCAACAAGAGGAAAGAAGAGCCCAAGCCACATGGAAGATGCCCATCAGTTGCGCCTCCTGTATAATAGGAACTTGCAATGGCGTTTTACAAATGCTTATGTGGATGAAATGCTATCAATCCAGAAGATGGGTGCCGAG ACTATGCTCTACAGTGTATGGGATAGTAATTCAAGGATGTCTGACTCTATGGTTACGAAAAGGAGTTATGTTGAAAGGCTGAGGCAAGAGGTCAAATTGGGAATAGTGTTGAAACAACAA ATGGACTACCTCGACCACTGGGCAGAGTTGCAAACAGATCATTCTACTTCTTTGTCCGGTGCAATTGAAGCTCTTAGAGCAAGTACATTGCGCCTTCCAGTTACAGGAGGAGCAAAG GCTGAtgtacttactgttaagaatgcTGTCAGTTCAGCAGTTGACATTATGCAAGCAATGGGCTCTTCTGTTTGCAACTTGCTATCGAAG TTAGAGGCTACACACTCTCTCGTTACAGAACTCTCAGCTGTTGCTGCTAAAGAGAGCACTACCCTTAATGAGTACAGAGAACTCTTGGGTACAGCGGCAGCACTGCAG GTCCACGAGTCCAGCCTAAGGACACAACTCATGCAAGAAACAGAGTGA
- the LOC125515081 gene encoding translation initiation factor IF3-4, chloroplastic-like, whose product MVGVAAGFAFAPAVSRRLPYRPCCSTAHASVPSSSARSSLAARQGRPRRLVAVARYSAYGSDEEDDEEGGGGRRDRPEQEQDPALDIERIQSSTVRLLDAQKNMVGVISVSEAVRIADENDLMLAILSLDGDPPVLRLFEEKDYKKHKYEQQKKKRVQQKRSVAKRMGLKELKMGYNIDIHDYSVRLRAAKKFLKAGDKVKIVVNLKGRENLYKKQAIELLRRFQTDVGELATEGSKNFAERNIYLILVPNKLAIQKEQDGVSKKDTVEGETDQSEDELDEDDTVIEQLEGSSLDGDELVIEQLEESKEPETEVSANV is encoded by the exons ATGGTCGGCGTCGCCGCCGGCTTCGCGTTCGCGCCGGCCGTGTCCCGGCGACTGCCCTACAGGCCGTGCTGCTCCACCGCCCACGCCTCGGTACCCTCGTCCTCGGCGCGGTCGTCGCTGGCCGCGCGGCAGGGGCGGCCGCGGCGGCTCGTCGCCGTCGCGCGCTACTCCGCGTACGGGAGCGACGAGGAAGACGACGAGGAGGGCGGGGGCGGGCGGCGGGACCGCCCCGAGCAGGAGCAGGACCCCGCCCTCGACATCGAGCGCATCCA GTCTTCGACCGTCAGGCTGCTGGATGCCCAGAAAAATATG GTTGGTGTTATATCTGTAAGCGAGGCAGTTCGAATCGCAGATGAAAATGATCTTATGCTG GCAATATTGTCACTAGATGGAGATCCTCCAGTACTCCGACTCTTTGAAGAGAAAGATTACAA AAAACACAAGTACGAACAACAGAAGAAGAAAAGAGTTCAGCAGAAAAGATCCGTTG CAAAACGCATGGGCTTGAAAGAGCTGAAAATGGG GTACAACATTGATATCCATGATTATAGTGTGAGACTTAGAGCTGCAAAGAAATTTCTTAAAGCCGGTGACAAG GTTAAGATAGTGGTGAACTTGAAAGGTCGGGAGAACTTGTACAAAAAACAAGCGATTGAACTTCTCAGAAGATTCCAAACTGATGTTGGTGAG CTAGCGACAGAAGGAAGTAAGAATTTTGCAGAGAGGAATATATATTTGATTCTTGTACCCAATAAACTAGCCATACAGAAAGAACAAGATGGGGTGAGCAAAAAGGACACTGTGGAAGGAGAGACGGACCAATCAGAGGATGAATTGGACGAGGACGACACTGTGATCGAACAACTGGAGGGAAGTAGTTTGGATGGGGATGAGCTCGTGATAGAACAACTGGAGGAAAGTAAGGAACCTGAGACAGAAGTCTCAGCAAATGTTTGA